From a region of the Rhipicephalus microplus isolate Deutch F79 chromosome X, USDA_Rmic, whole genome shotgun sequence genome:
- the LOC142775542 gene encoding uncharacterized protein LOC142775542 has translation MHIQLAQLSILLQFISSTQGTNSFPHLNISDPATLASMIAVCICKARVASWHIRYETCPPDLQALCGWFLPSVRHSRRLCRILQSELLWQVRRYKDWLKVSASLFQGTSWQPFYRDWCRTSNDTAEYLWRQVLPLLPKSKKSLAQAGKVLNLSATTIPDKYLDVLRLGPKFRFEPSLKRVDKLVLARSISRQVVEEERPRCISECVDAIVKTETNAQCRDRVRPICKFLAGNKLQLLVADKEGFFVVMDEGNFSEKAVKALDKNFVPANCKSSKVKKNACSLLSDMNFERLASEDKSAKRSELDIFFSVKTHKPEMPFRAIVSERDTWQSVVSRYLQSCLETLAIPDPYRVRNSEEVVQFLSTNSCSNCRAFSTDIEDLYYSIPQDQLMASVQGCIVQDNDELSFSLKCGTSISSFLELLSCYLKSTFVAWRGNLFVQRSEICIGSSVAPILSEIFLGKIDVALQNHFSGLPVRVFRYVDDFLVFTTSSDFMRDVVNIVKIFKETGKKLNFSFELPRLNQLQFLDLNLIFEPQHVCWFYCPRSVKPILNYRSSHSKVVKRGIVTTSLGFALKKSCQHRMKMSFHSQVKKLVEAGYPNDVITSVCNNMIKKLKFEGNHSERREESRKDRRISVIPYLHKTSHELKQLTNRYKVDVLFSAKGKLQSICSRMRKEFPQCHIKHSKKFVECAMGVVYMTPFSCGKVYIGQSGRCVNVRLREHDSSLKSVGASHLAAHCRECGCHPLFQDTEVVFRSNNKLTRELTEAFHIRKRGDQCVSQPSVLLHDKEFVFLEYVPR, from the coding sequence atgcatatccaactagcccaactttcgattctgttgcaatTCATTTCTAGTACCCAGGGCACTAATTCTTTTCCTCACCTCAATATATCGGACCCGGCCACGCTGGCTTCAATGATTGCCGTATGCATTTGCAAGGCAAGAGTGGCATCTTGGCACATTCGCTATGAAACCTGTCCTCCCGATCTTCAAGCCTTGTGTGGATGGTTTCTTCCCTCCGTCAGGCATTCAAGAAGATTGTGCCGAATTCTGCAGTCCGAATTGCTCTGGCAAGTAAGGAGATACAAGGACTGGTTGAAGGTGTCGGCAAGCTTGTTTCAGGGTACTAGCTGGCAACCGTTCTACAGGGACTGGTGCCGCACTAGCAATGACACGGCCGAGTATCTCTGGCGACAAGTTCTTCCGCTACTTCCAAAGAGCAAGAAGTCGCTTGCGCAAGCTGGAAAAGTGTTGAACCTGAGCGCCACAACAATTCCTGACAAGTACCTTGATGTTCTTCGTCTTGGTCCCAAGTTTCGTTTCGAGCCGTCACTCAAGCGGGTGGACAAGTTGGTGTTAGCACGGTCCATTTCCAGGCAAGTGGTGGAAGAGGAGCGACCCAGATGCATTTCGGAGTGTGTGGATGCCATTGTTAAGACTGAGACGAACGCACAGTGTAGGGACAGAGTTCGTCCAATTTGTAAGTTTTTGGCAGGTAACAAACTACAACTTCTTGTAGCTGACAAGGAAGGTTTCTTTGTTGTTATGGATGAGGGAAACTTTTCAGAGAAGGCCGTGAAAGCACTCGACAAGAACTTTGTGCCTGCAAATTGCAAGAGttcaaaagtaaagaaaaatgcttGTTCTTTGCTCTCTGACATGAATTTTGAGCGGTTAGCTTCTGAGGACAAATCTGCAAAGCGATCTGAACTTGATATATTTTTTTCGGTCAAAACACACAAGCCAGAAATGCCTTTTAGAGCGATTGTGTCCGAAAGGGACACGTGGCAAAGTGTTGTTTCTAGATACCTGCAAAGCTGTTTAGAAACTCTTGCTATTCCGGATCCTTATCGTGTCCGTAATTCAGAAGAGGTGGTACAGTTTCTGAGCACCAATAGTTGTAGCAATTGTAGGGCTTTTAGCACAGACATTGAGGACTTGTACTATTCGATACCTCAAGATCAGCTGATGGCAAGTGTTCAAGGCTGCATCGTGCAAGATAATGATGAATTGTCTTTCAGCCTGAAGTGTGGAACTTCTATATCCAGCTTTCTAGAGTTACTTAGCTGCTACCTGAAGTCAACTTTTGTGGCTTGGAGGGGCAATCTTTTTGTCCAGAGATCAGAGATTTGCATCGGCTCTTCAGTAGCTCCGATCTTAAGCGAAATTTTTCTCGGAAAAATTGATGTAGCACTTCAAAATCATTTTTCAGGACTCCCGGTTCGCGTATTCAGATACGTCGACGATTTTCTTGTGTTCACTACGTCCTCAGATTTTATGCGAGATGTTGTGAATATTGTCAAGATTTTTAAGGAAACAGGCAAGAAACTAAACTTTTCTTTTGAATTGCCGCGACTAAATCAACTGCAATTTCTAGATCTCAACTTGATCTTTGAACCCCAGCATGTTTGCTGGTTTTATTGTCCCAGATCTGTAAAGCCTATACTTAATTACAGGTCGAGCCACTCTAAGGTGGTGAAGAGAGGTATCGTTACTACGAGTTTGGGTTTTGCTCTAAAAAAGTCCTGTcaacacagaatgaaaatgagctttcatagtcaagtaaagaaactagtagaagcagggtatcctaatgatgtcattacgtcagtttgtaacaacatgattaagaaacttaaatttgAAGGGAATCACTCGGAGCGTCGTGAAGAGAGCAGAAAGGATAGGAGGATATCAGTGATTCCTTACCTTCATAAGACTTCACATGAACTTAAGCAATTAACTAATAGATATAAagtcgatgtgcttttctcagccaaaggcaaactacagtctatttgttcacgcatgcgcaAAGAGTTTCCGCAATGTCACATAAAGCACAGCAAAAAGTTCGTGGAGTGCGcaatgggcgttgtttacatgactccttttagctgtggtaaagtgtatatcggccagtcgggaagatgcgtcaatgttcgtctcagagagcacgaTTCTTCCTTGAAATCTGTAGGTGCATCGCATCTTgcggctcattgcagagagtgcggttgTCACCCTCTTTTTCAGGATACAGAAGTGGTTTTTCGGTCAAATAATAAATTAACTCGCGAGTTGACAGAAGcgtttcacataagaaaaagaggggatcaatgcgtcagccagccttctgttttgctgcacgataaagagtttgtttttcttgagtatgttccgagataa